CGTCCCCGTTCTTCAGTGTTTTGTGAAGGTGAGCGTGTTGCCCGCGGCGTCGATTAGCACTTGGTCGCCTTCTTTGAACTCGCCGGTCAGGACGCGCTCGGACATCTCGTCCTCGATGCGTCTGACGATGGCCCGCCTAAGCGGCCGTGCCCCAAACAGAGGGTCAAAGCCTTCTTTAGCCAAGAGCTCCTTCGCGGCATCCGTCACTGAGATAATTATACCAGACTCTGCTATGCGCTGGGCTAGTTCCTTAAGCATAATCCCCACAATCTGCACGATATGCGCCGCATCGAGCTGATGAAACACAATCGTATCGTCGACGCGGTTTAGGAACTCCGGCCGCACGTTGCGCTTTAGCTCTTCGAGTACACGGTCGCGCATGGCTTCGTAGTCGCTGCCTAGTTGGCCTCCGGTCGTGCCAAAGCCGAGCGAGCCGCCCTTCCTTATAGTTTCGGCACCTACATTCGAAGTCATAATGATGATGGTGTTGCGGAAGTTGACGGTGCGGCCGCGACCGTCCGTCAGCCTGCCGTCTTCGAGCACCTGCAACAGGACGTTAAACACCTCGGGATGCGCTTTCTCCATTTCGTCAAACAGCACTACACCGTAGGGCTTGCGCCGCACTGCCTCTGTTAGTTGCCCGCCTTCGTCGTACCCTACGTAGCCCGGCGGTGCCCCGACAAGGCGCGACACAGTGTGGCGCTCGCCGTACTCCGACATGTCGATGCGGATTACCGCGTTTTCGTCCCCGAAGATAGCTTCGGCTAGCGCTCGGGCCAGCTCCGTTTTGCCTACGCCGGTCGGCCCCAGGAAGAAGAATGAGCCGATGGGGCGCTTGGGGTCCTTGAGCCCGGCCCTTGCGCGGCGAATCGCCCGCGAGACCGCACTTACCGCCTGCTCTTGCCCAATCACTCGCCCATGCAGCAGTTCTTCGAGTTTAAGCAGACGCTGCGACTCGTCTTCTTGCAGTCGCTTGACAGGTATGCCCGTCCAGGTAGCCACAATGTGCGCCACATCATCCGGCGTAACCACGGGCTCGGCTTTGAGGCGCTCCTTTTCCCAAGCTTGGCGCACCTGCTCTAGCTCTTCCTTGAGCTGCTTTTCCCTATCGCGAAGCGCCGCAGCACGCTCGTACTCCTGATTGCCCGCGGCAGCCGCCTTTTCTTGCTGCAAGCGCGCGAGCTCCTGCTCAGTGTCTTTTAGGTCCGGTGGAGCGGTAAAGCTCTTGAGCCGCACGCGGCTACTGCCCTCGTCGATGAGGTCAATCGCCTTGTCGGGCAGGAACCTGTCGGGAATATAGCGGTCTGAGAGCTTAACGGCCGCAAGTAGCGTCTCGTCCGGGAGTTTGACGCGGTGATGTGCCTCATAGCGGTCTCTCAGACCCTTAAGAATCTGCAGCGCTTCCTCGGCAGTCGGGGGGTCAACCATGACCGGCTGGAATCTGCGCTCTAGCGCGGCATCCCGCTCTACATGCTTGCGGTACTCATCTAGTGTGGTGGCCCCCACGCACTGCAGTTCGCCCCGCGCTAAGGCCGGCTTTAGGATATTGCTCGCGTCGATGGCACCCTCTGCCCCACCCGCGCCGATAAGCGTGTGCATTTCGTCCATAAAGAGCACAATATTGCCTGCTTGTTGGATTTCCTGGATTACTTTCTTTAAGCGCTCCTCGAACTCGCCGCGGTACTTAGT
The sequence above is a segment of the Selenomonadales bacterium genome. Coding sequences within it:
- a CDS encoding ATP-dependent Clp protease ATP-binding subunit, whose product is MMFPLTPGAQQVIATAEEYARKLGHTLIGTEHLLLGVVATLTGDSGSELANLGLTIERVQTEVEGIVGPGTGGELQGVSARVKKVLEIAFYEARKQGLAAIDAQHILLGLAREGEGVAALVLHNLGLSAESFAEIFKLGAADAPAEQNAPAGSRKPRGKQEGGKGTATLDQHGRDFTRMATEGRLDPVIGREKETERVVQILSRRTKNNPVLIGEPGVGKTAIVEGLAQRIIKGEVPETLRNKRVVALDMAALVAGTKYRGEFEERLKKVIQEIQQAGNIVLFMDEMHTLIGAGGAEGAIDASNILKPALARGELQCVGATTLDEYRKHVERDAALERRFQPVMVDPPTAEEALQILKGLRDRYEAHHRVKLPDETLLAAVKLSDRYIPDRFLPDKAIDLIDEGSSRVRLKSFTAPPDLKDTEQELARLQQEKAAAAGNQEYERAAALRDREKQLKEELEQVRQAWEKERLKAEPVVTPDDVAHIVATWTGIPVKRLQEDESQRLLKLEELLHGRVIGQEQAVSAVSRAIRRARAGLKDPKRPIGSFFFLGPTGVGKTELARALAEAIFGDENAVIRIDMSEYGERHTVSRLVGAPPGYVGYDEGGQLTEAVRRKPYGVVLFDEMEKAHPEVFNVLLQVLEDGRLTDGRGRTVNFRNTIIIMTSNVGAETIRKGGSLGFGTTGGQLGSDYEAMRDRVLEELKRNVRPEFLNRVDDTIVFHQLDAAHIVQIVGIMLKELAQRIAESGIIISVTDAAKELLAKEGFDPLFGARPLRRAIVRRIEDEMSERVLTGEFKEGDQVLIDAAGNTLTFTKH